The Streptomyces pactum genome contains a region encoding:
- a CDS encoding DUF2786 domain-containing protein: protein MSTPRTVDRAFETALYDAADDALDAAASLLAADPAADAELTRRGAEFVATAWRRGWQPADLVRIVRRELDDVHVRLVAALIRTQAPLDRPRGARWTAQLDDVPDQAPPRTDRFSHATAVLELYRLLLRLPALEPLEPGEPGAPDRSGGAFRRENRPESRTLARIRALLAKAEATGYPEEAEALSAKAQELMARHSVDEAVLSAHAPSPDAPGACRIGVEPPYEQAKAVLLDGVADANHCRAVWNEPLGFSTVVGFEADLEVVELLYTSLLVQAEAAMTKAEAAQRAGGRKRTKTYRQSFLAAYAHRAGTRLRAAAQAATAESGTTTDVDLLPVLASREVAVTDRLERMFPETTTTRLRGAGDAAGWTEGTRAADHARVDRRRPLP, encoded by the coding sequence GTGAGTACGCCCCGCACCGTCGACCGTGCCTTCGAGACCGCCCTGTACGACGCCGCAGACGACGCCCTCGACGCCGCGGCCTCGCTGCTCGCGGCCGACCCGGCGGCGGACGCGGAACTCACCCGGCGCGGTGCGGAGTTCGTCGCGACGGCCTGGCGGCGCGGCTGGCAGCCCGCCGACCTCGTACGGATCGTGCGGCGCGAGCTGGACGACGTCCACGTACGGCTGGTGGCGGCGCTGATCCGCACCCAGGCGCCGCTCGACCGCCCGCGCGGCGCCCGCTGGACCGCGCAGCTCGACGACGTGCCGGACCAGGCGCCGCCCCGCACCGACCGCTTCTCGCACGCCACCGCCGTACTCGAGCTGTACCGCCTGCTGCTGCGCCTGCCCGCGCTGGAACCCCTGGAGCCGGGGGAGCCCGGGGCACCGGACCGGTCGGGCGGGGCGTTCCGCCGGGAGAACCGGCCGGAGTCCCGCACCCTCGCCCGCATCCGCGCGCTGCTCGCCAAGGCGGAGGCGACCGGGTACCCGGAGGAGGCGGAGGCGCTGAGCGCCAAGGCGCAGGAGCTGATGGCCCGGCACAGCGTCGACGAGGCGGTGCTGTCGGCCCACGCACCCTCGCCCGACGCGCCGGGCGCCTGCCGGATCGGAGTGGAGCCGCCGTACGAGCAGGCCAAGGCGGTGCTGCTGGACGGGGTGGCCGACGCGAACCACTGCCGGGCCGTGTGGAACGAGCCCCTCGGCTTCTCCACCGTCGTCGGCTTCGAGGCCGACCTGGAGGTGGTCGAACTCCTCTACACCTCACTGCTGGTGCAGGCCGAGGCGGCGATGACCAAGGCGGAGGCCGCGCAGCGCGCCGGCGGGCGCAAGCGGACCAAGACCTACCGCCAGTCGTTCCTCGCCGCCTACGCCCACCGCGCGGGCACCCGGCTGCGGGCCGCGGCACAAGCGGCCACCGCCGAGTCCGGTACGACGACGGACGTGGACCTCCTGCCGGTCCTCGCCTCCCGCGAGGTCGCGGTCACCGACCGGCTGGAGCGGATGTTCCCGGAGACGACGACGACCCGCCTGCGCGGCGCCGGCGACGCGGCGGGCTGGACGGAGGGGACCCGGGCGGCCGACCATGCCCGGGTCGACCGCCGACGACCGCTGCCGTAG
- the rpmG gene encoding 50S ribosomal protein L33, with amino-acid sequence MARNELRPVIKLRSTAGTGFTYVTRKNRRNDPDRLTLRKYDPVAGRHVDFREER; translated from the coding sequence ATGGCACGCAACGAACTCCGCCCGGTCATCAAACTCCGGTCCACCGCCGGGACCGGCTTCACCTACGTCACCCGCAAGAACCGCCGCAACGACCCGGACCGGCTGACCCTGCGCAAGTACGACCCGGTCGCCGGCCGCCACGTCGACTTCCGAGAGGAGCGCTGA
- a CDS encoding Clp protease N-terminal domain-containing protein, whose amino-acid sequence MTTNPSITSSVRLDELITAIKKVHQEPLEQLQDAVIAGEHLGEVADHLIGHFVDQARRSGASWTDIGKSMGVTRQAAQKRFVPKESADLDASQGFSRYTPRARNAVMAAHNAAKTAGNAEGLPEHLVLGMLTERESLSAKAIAAQGVTLDAVRQAATAALPPAAAEVPELVPYGPAAKKVLELTFREALRLGHNYIGTEHILLALLEHEHGEGVLSGLGLGKEATERYVTEVLAEFLEVTGEQQPEQGNE is encoded by the coding sequence ATGACGACGAATCCGAGCATCACGTCATCCGTACGTCTCGACGAACTCATCACCGCGATCAAGAAGGTGCACCAGGAGCCGCTCGAACAGCTCCAGGACGCCGTCATCGCCGGCGAGCACCTCGGCGAGGTCGCCGACCACCTCATCGGCCACTTCGTGGACCAGGCCCGGCGCTCGGGCGCCTCCTGGACGGACATCGGCAAGAGCATGGGCGTCACCCGGCAGGCGGCGCAGAAGCGCTTCGTGCCCAAGGAGTCGGCCGACCTGGACGCGAGCCAGGGCTTCAGCCGGTACACGCCCCGCGCGCGCAACGCCGTGATGGCCGCCCACAACGCGGCCAAGACCGCCGGCAACGCCGAGGGCCTGCCCGAGCACCTCGTCCTCGGCATGCTCACCGAACGCGAGAGCCTCTCCGCCAAGGCGATCGCCGCGCAGGGCGTGACCCTCGACGCGGTCCGTCAGGCGGCGACCGCGGCGCTCCCGCCCGCCGCCGCCGAGGTTCCCGAGCTGGTGCCCTACGGCCCCGCGGCCAAGAAGGTCCTCGAACTCACCTTCCGCGAGGCCCTGCGCCTCGGCCACAACTACATCGGCACCGAGCACATCCTGCTCGCCCTGCTGGAGCACGAGCACGGCGAGGGCGTGCTCAGCGGGCTCGGCCTCGGCAAGGAGGCCACCGAGCGGTACGTCACCGAGGTGCTGGCGGAGTTCCTGGAGGTGACCGGGGAGCAGCAGCCTGAGCAGGGGAACGAGTAA
- a CDS encoding ATP-binding protein produces the protein MGTNGSTMLEPLRQGLPPLDPAAVSNAASCALPPRYEAVRDARRFTRRTLDGWDTGDRFDDVCLVVSELVTNALRHALPADTPRHGERNGPVRLHLMRWTERLVCAVRDPSHDSPVARETDDFSAESGRGLFLVDSFSDSWGWHPLAGTLNGKVVWALFRLQKPDGTAEQVFE, from the coding sequence ATGGGGACGAATGGATCGACCATGCTCGAGCCGTTACGGCAGGGCCTTCCGCCACTCGACCCCGCGGCCGTGTCCAACGCCGCCTCCTGCGCCCTGCCACCGCGTTACGAAGCGGTGCGCGATGCCCGGAGATTCACCCGCAGAACGCTCGACGGCTGGGACACGGGCGACCGCTTCGACGACGTCTGCCTGGTGGTCTCCGAACTCGTCACCAACGCCCTGCGGCACGCGCTGCCGGCCGACACCCCGCGGCACGGGGAGCGGAACGGCCCGGTCCGGCTGCACCTGATGCGTTGGACCGAGCGACTGGTGTGCGCGGTGCGCGATCCCAGCCACGACAGCCCGGTCGCCCGCGAGACGGACGACTTCTCGGCGGAGTCCGGCCGGGGCCTTTTCCTCGTCGACTCGTTCAGCGACAGCTGGGGCTGGCATCCGCTCGCCGGAACGCTCAACGGCAAGGTGGTCTGGGCCCTGTTCCGGCTCCAGAAGCCCGACGGGACGGCGGAACAGGTCTTCGAGTGA
- a CDS encoding DUF397 domain-containing protein yields MDHDVYDVYAADAASGVYNGMAATQLHDVAWQKSRHSNSQGSCVEFARLPDGAVAVRNSRFPDGPALVYTRAEIEAMLLGVKDGEFDHLIAS; encoded by the coding sequence GTGGACCACGACGTGTACGACGTGTATGCCGCTGACGCCGCGTCCGGCGTGTACAACGGCATGGCCGCCACGCAGTTGCACGACGTGGCCTGGCAGAAGAGCCGGCACAGCAACTCGCAGGGCTCCTGCGTGGAGTTCGCGCGGCTGCCCGACGGCGCGGTGGCGGTGCGCAACTCCCGCTTCCCCGACGGTCCCGCGCTCGTCTACACGCGCGCCGAGATCGAGGCCATGCTGCTGGGCGTCAAGGACGGCGAGTTCGACCACCTGATCGCGAGCTGA
- a CDS encoding aldehyde dehydrogenase family protein, with protein sequence MSSYFTDLAQQYIDGEWRPGTGSWDIIDFNPYDDEKLASVTIATVDEVDAAYRAAERAQKQWAATNPYARRAVFEKVLRLVEDREAEISEAIIAELGGTRLKAAFELHLAKEFLREAVHLSLRPEGRIIPSPVDGKENRVYRVPVGVVGVISPFNFPFLLSLKSVAPALALGNGVVLKPHQDTPIVGGTLIAKLFEDAGLPGGLLNVVVTDVAEIGDAFLEHPVPKVISFTGSDKVGRHVATVCAANFKRSVLELGGNSALVVLDDADVDYAVDAAVFSRFVHQGQVCMAANRVLVDRSVADEFTEKFVAKVKTLKAGDPRDPATVIGPVINSSQADAIAGVVEQAVAEGATVLVRGTTTDNLVEPSVLTDVPADSALLQQEVFGPVAFLVPFDGEEEAVRLVNDTPYGLSGAVHTGDIERGVNFAKRIDTGMFHVNDGTVHDEPIVPFGGEKHSGIGRLNGDTMLDAFTTQKWISVQHGRSGFPF encoded by the coding sequence ATGTCGTCGTACTTCACCGACCTCGCCCAGCAGTACATCGACGGCGAGTGGCGCCCGGGCACCGGTTCCTGGGACATCATCGACTTCAACCCGTACGACGACGAGAAGCTGGCCTCGGTCACGATAGCCACGGTCGACGAGGTCGACGCGGCCTACCGGGCGGCCGAGCGCGCGCAGAAGCAGTGGGCGGCGACGAACCCCTACGCGCGCCGCGCGGTGTTCGAGAAGGTGCTGCGCCTCGTGGAGGACCGCGAGGCGGAGATCAGCGAGGCGATCATCGCCGAGCTGGGCGGCACCCGCCTGAAGGCCGCCTTCGAGCTGCACCTCGCCAAGGAGTTCCTGCGCGAGGCGGTCCACCTGTCGCTGCGCCCCGAGGGCCGGATCATCCCCTCGCCGGTCGACGGCAAGGAGAACCGCGTCTACCGGGTGCCGGTCGGTGTCGTGGGCGTCATCAGCCCCTTCAACTTCCCCTTCCTCCTCTCCCTGAAGTCGGTCGCCCCGGCCCTCGCCCTCGGCAACGGCGTCGTCCTCAAGCCGCACCAGGACACGCCGATCGTCGGCGGCACCCTGATCGCGAAGCTCTTCGAGGACGCCGGTCTGCCCGGCGGCCTGCTGAACGTGGTGGTCACCGACGTCGCGGAGATAGGCGACGCCTTCCTGGAGCACCCGGTCCCCAAGGTGATCTCCTTCACCGGCTCGGACAAGGTCGGCCGCCACGTGGCCACCGTCTGCGCCGCGAACTTCAAGCGCTCGGTCCTCGAACTCGGCGGCAACAGCGCCCTGGTGGTCCTCGACGACGCCGACGTCGACTACGCCGTCGACGCCGCCGTCTTCAGCCGGTTCGTGCACCAGGGCCAGGTCTGCATGGCCGCCAACCGCGTCCTGGTCGACCGCTCGGTGGCCGACGAGTTCACCGAGAAGTTCGTCGCCAAGGTCAAGACCCTCAAGGCCGGCGACCCGCGCGACCCGGCGACCGTCATCGGCCCGGTGATCAACTCCTCGCAGGCGGACGCCATTGCGGGCGTCGTCGAGCAGGCCGTCGCCGAGGGCGCCACCGTCCTGGTGCGCGGCACCACCACGGACAACCTCGTCGAGCCCTCCGTCCTGACCGACGTCCCCGCCGACTCCGCGCTGCTCCAGCAGGAGGTCTTCGGCCCGGTCGCCTTCCTCGTGCCGTTCGACGGTGAGGAGGAGGCCGTACGCCTCGTCAACGACACCCCGTACGGGCTGAGCGGCGCCGTGCACACCGGGGACATCGAGCGCGGCGTCAACTTCGCCAAGCGGATCGACACCGGCATGTTCCACGTGAACGACGGAACCGTGCACGACGAGCCGATCGTGCCCTTCGGCGGCGAGAAGCACTCCGGCATCGGCCGCCTCAACGGCGACACCATGCTGGACGCCTTCACCACCCAGAAGTGGATCTCGGTGCAGCACGGCCGGAGCGGCTTCCCGTTCTGA
- a CDS encoding CobW family GTP-binding protein, with product MSGPYRPDRPGRPGRDLPVVIVGGLHADARRAAVARLLADVPGSVVLHHDLATATAGTVVRTVRDATGILSAGEAPLVNDCACCALREDLVPELERLADAGGTPLAIVELWDSVEPKAMAEVVTAGGFTVTGVITAVDPALVLPYLGNGDDLAEGGLAAAATDQRTVADTFARQLEYAPVLALADSLPGSQEADDEDRELLAQLHPTARRVPIGHGGPAGAPPASAPVSSSAPVSSSSSSASSASASSASASSELARAALAGFDVEAAAAAQHPACALLPAEADAHGVATLVWHRRRPFHPERLHAALEDLTCAAARSRGRFWLAGKADTLLHWDAAGGALCVESAGPWLASLPDAAWELVPPVRRAAAAMDWHPEHGDRCQHLVFTSPGLDRDGLERLLESCLLTDAEYAAGQAAWERLPPAFDTLLEV from the coding sequence ATGAGCGGGCCGTACCGCCCGGACCGCCCGGGCCGCCCCGGCCGGGACCTCCCGGTGGTCATCGTCGGCGGGTTGCACGCCGACGCGCGCAGGGCGGCCGTGGCCCGGCTGCTGGCCGACGTGCCCGGCAGCGTCGTGCTCCACCACGACCTGGCCACGGCCACCGCGGGCACGGTCGTGCGCACCGTCCGGGACGCCACCGGCATCCTGTCCGCCGGCGAGGCGCCCCTGGTCAACGACTGCGCCTGCTGCGCGCTGCGCGAGGACCTCGTCCCCGAGCTGGAGCGGCTCGCGGACGCCGGAGGCACCCCACTGGCGATCGTCGAGCTGTGGGACTCCGTCGAGCCCAAGGCGATGGCGGAGGTGGTGACGGCCGGCGGCTTCACCGTCACCGGCGTGATCACCGCCGTCGACCCGGCGCTGGTGCTGCCGTACCTCGGAAACGGCGACGACCTCGCCGAGGGCGGACTCGCCGCCGCCGCCACCGACCAGCGCACCGTCGCGGACACCTTCGCGCGGCAACTGGAGTACGCCCCCGTCCTCGCCCTCGCCGACTCGCTCCCCGGCTCCCAGGAGGCCGACGACGAGGACCGCGAGCTGCTGGCGCAGCTCCACCCGACAGCCCGCCGGGTCCCGATCGGCCACGGTGGCCCGGCGGGCGCACCACCCGCGTCCGCGCCCGTCAGCTCGTCCGCACCCGTCTCCTCGTCCTCGTCCTCGGCCTCATCCGCCTCGGCCTCATCGGCCTCCGCGTCTTCCGAGCTGGCGCGGGCCGCGCTCGCCGGTTTCGACGTGGAGGCCGCGGCCGCCGCCCAGCACCCGGCCTGCGCCCTGCTGCCCGCCGAAGCCGACGCGCACGGCGTCGCCACCCTCGTCTGGCACCGCCGCCGCCCCTTCCACCCGGAGCGGCTCCACGCGGCGCTGGAGGATCTGACCTGCGCCGCCGCCCGCAGCCGGGGCCGGTTCTGGCTCGCGGGCAAGGCGGACACGCTGCTGCACTGGGACGCCGCGGGCGGGGCCCTGTGCGTGGAGAGCGCGGGACCCTGGCTCGCGTCGCTGCCCGACGCCGCCTGGGAGCTGGTCCCGCCGGTGCGTCGCGCCGCCGCCGCGATGGACTGGCACCCCGAGCACGGTGACCGCTGCCAGCACCTGGTCTTCACATCCCCCGGCCTCGACCGCGACGGCCTGGAACGGCTGCTGGAGTCCTGCCTGCTGACCGACGCCGAGTACGCCGCGGGACAGGCCGCCTGGGAGCGGCTGCCGCCCGCCTTCGACACCCTCCTGGAGGTCTGA
- the rpmB gene encoding 50S ribosomal protein L28, producing the protein MSAHCMLTGTAPGFGNRISHSHRRTSRRFDPNIQTKRYWLPSESRHVRLRLSTKAIKTVDAIGVEAAVARIRARGVKV; encoded by the coding sequence GTGTCCGCCCACTGCATGCTGACCGGCACCGCACCCGGCTTCGGCAACCGCATCTCCCACTCCCACCGGCGGACCTCCCGCCGCTTCGACCCCAACATCCAGACCAAGCGCTACTGGCTGCCGAGCGAGAGCCGGCACGTACGGCTGCGGCTGAGCACGAAGGCGATCAAGACGGTCGACGCGATCGGCGTCGAGGCGGCGGTGGCACGCATCCGCGCCCGAGGGGTGAAGGTCTGA
- the rpsR gene encoding 30S ribosomal protein S18, translating to MPRKSDRKPVGKRPNPLDQAGVTYVDYKDTDLLRKFISDRGKIRSRRVTRVTSQQQRQLARAIKNAREMALLPYGQR from the coding sequence ATGCCCCGCAAGAGCGACCGCAAGCCCGTCGGGAAGCGGCCCAATCCGCTGGACCAGGCCGGAGTGACGTACGTCGACTACAAGGACACCGACCTGTTGCGGAAGTTCATCTCCGACCGAGGCAAGATCCGCAGCCGTCGTGTCACCCGGGTGACGTCCCAGCAGCAGCGGCAGTTGGCCCGGGCGATCAAGAACGCGCGGGAAATGGCGCTGCTGCCGTACGGCCAGCGCTGA
- a CDS encoding helix-turn-helix domain-containing protein → MLLGSQLRRLRETRGITREAAGYSIRASESKISRMELGRVSFKTRDVEDLLTLYGITDEQERASLLSLAKEANVAGWWHSYSDVLPSWFPTYVGLEGAASQIRVYEVQFVHGLLQTEEYARAVVRRGMKGAGEADVERRVALRLERQKHLVAENAPEFHIVLDEAALRRPYGDRDVMRGQLQHLIEMSERPNVRLQVMPFGFGGHSGESGAFTILSFPESDLSDVVYLEQLTSALYLDKHEDVTQYEAALKELQQDSPGPDESRDLLRGLLQLI, encoded by the coding sequence ATGCTGCTCGGATCACAACTCAGGCGACTGCGTGAGACGCGGGGGATCACGCGAGAGGCGGCGGGCTACTCGATCCGCGCCTCGGAATCGAAGATCAGCCGGATGGAACTGGGCCGGGTGAGCTTCAAGACGAGGGACGTCGAGGACCTGCTGACGCTGTACGGCATCACGGACGAGCAGGAGCGCGCCTCCCTGCTCTCCCTGGCCAAGGAGGCCAACGTCGCGGGGTGGTGGCACAGTTACTCCGACGTGCTGCCGAGCTGGTTCCCCACCTACGTGGGCCTGGAGGGCGCCGCCTCGCAGATCCGGGTCTACGAGGTGCAGTTCGTGCACGGCCTGCTGCAGACGGAGGAGTACGCCCGCGCGGTCGTCCGGCGCGGCATGAAGGGCGCCGGCGAGGCGGACGTCGAGCGGCGGGTGGCGCTGCGCCTGGAGCGGCAGAAGCACCTCGTCGCCGAGAACGCCCCCGAGTTCCACATCGTCCTGGACGAGGCCGCGCTGCGCCGCCCGTACGGCGACCGCGACGTGATGCGCGGGCAGCTCCAGCACCTGATCGAGATGTCCGAACGCCCCAATGTGCGGCTGCAGGTCATGCCGTTCGGCTTCGGCGGGCACTCCGGTGAGAGTGGCGCGTTCACGATCCTCAGCTTCCCCGAGTCCGACCTGTCGGACGTCGTCTACCTGGAGCAGCTCACCAGCGCGCTGTACCTCGACAAGCACGAGGACGTCACCCAGTACGAGGCGGCGCTGAAGGAACTCCAGCAGGACAGCCCGGGTCCGGACGAGAGCCGGGACCTTCTGCGGGGACTCCTCCAACTCATTTGA
- a CDS encoding type B 50S ribosomal protein L31, which translates to MRKGIHPEYRPVVFRDRAADYAFLTRSTMTSERTIEWEDGHTYPVVDVEISNVSHPFYTGTARVLDTAGRVERFERRYGKRDGA; encoded by the coding sequence ATGCGCAAGGGCATCCACCCCGAGTACCGCCCGGTCGTCTTCCGCGACCGCGCCGCGGACTACGCCTTCCTCACCCGCTCGACCATGACCAGCGAGCGCACGATCGAGTGGGAGGACGGCCACACCTACCCGGTCGTCGACGTCGAGATCTCGAACGTCAGCCACCCCTTCTACACCGGCACCGCCCGCGTCCTGGACACGGCCGGCCGCGTGGAGCGCTTCGAGCGGCGGTACGGGAAGCGGGACGGGGCATGA
- the rpsN gene encoding 30S ribosomal protein S14 yields the protein MAKKSKIAKNGQRQEIVARYAARRAELKEIVRRPSSSEAERLAAQRELRRQPRDASPTRVRNRDQVDGRPRGYFRVFGLSRVNLREQAHAGHLPGVRKSSW from the coding sequence ATGGCGAAGAAGAGCAAGATCGCGAAGAACGGGCAGCGGCAGGAGATCGTCGCGCGGTACGCCGCACGCCGGGCCGAGCTGAAGGAGATCGTCCGCCGGCCGTCCTCGTCGGAGGCCGAACGGCTCGCCGCCCAGCGGGAGCTGCGCCGGCAGCCCCGCGACGCCAGCCCCACCCGCGTGCGCAACCGCGACCAGGTCGACGGGCGCCCGCGCGGCTACTTCCGTGTCTTCGGGCTGTCCCGGGTGAACCTGCGCGAGCAGGCACACGCCGGACACCTGCCGGGAGTTCGCAAGTCGTCCTGGTAG